In a genomic window of Leisingera caerulea DSM 24564:
- the cobT gene encoding nicotinate-nucleotide--dimethylbenzimidazole phosphoribosyltransferase — MLPQLSSLDDFRAALADAPAQDQAALQGAAARNSQLTKPPGALGRLEDLAVWYGGWRGSGRPEISAPQVIVFAGNHGVTAQGVSAFPPEVTAQMVINFEHGGAAINQLARLAGARMDVHALELDRPTADFTQGPAMTQEDLLTALQAGWDAVDPSADLLVVGEMGIGNTTPAAALACALFGGEAADWTGRGTGVDDAGLASKTRVVAEGVALHKDAIRDGLDAMACLGGREIAAMAGAIAAARVLRIPVILDGFICCAAAACLLQTADGALDHALAGHQSAEGAHRALLEKLGKQPLLSLGLRLGEASGAALAIQVLKGAIACHSGMATFAEAGVSDG, encoded by the coding sequence CCTCTCTTGATGATTTCCGCGCCGCACTGGCCGACGCGCCGGCCCAGGATCAGGCCGCGCTGCAGGGGGCTGCCGCGCGCAACAGCCAGCTGACCAAACCGCCGGGCGCGCTGGGACGGCTGGAGGATCTGGCCGTCTGGTACGGCGGCTGGCGCGGCAGCGGCCGGCCCGAAATCTCCGCGCCGCAGGTGATTGTCTTTGCCGGAAATCACGGGGTGACGGCCCAGGGCGTTTCGGCCTTTCCGCCGGAGGTCACCGCACAGATGGTGATCAATTTCGAACACGGCGGGGCCGCGATCAACCAGCTGGCCCGGCTGGCAGGCGCCCGCATGGATGTGCACGCGCTGGAGCTGGACCGGCCGACCGCCGATTTCACCCAGGGCCCGGCGATGACCCAAGAAGACCTGCTGACCGCCCTGCAGGCAGGCTGGGATGCGGTGGATCCGAGCGCTGACCTGCTGGTGGTTGGCGAAATGGGCATTGGCAACACTACCCCGGCTGCGGCGCTGGCCTGTGCGCTGTTCGGCGGTGAGGCGGCGGACTGGACCGGGCGCGGCACCGGCGTGGATGACGCCGGTCTTGCCAGCAAAACCCGGGTGGTGGCCGAAGGCGTGGCGCTGCACAAAGACGCCATCCGGGACGGTCTGGATGCGATGGCCTGCCTCGGCGGGCGCGAGATTGCCGCCATGGCCGGCGCTATTGCCGCGGCCCGGGTGCTGCGCATCCCGGTGATCCTGGACGGCTTCATTTGCTGCGCCGCTGCCGCCTGCCTGCTGCAAACCGCAGACGGCGCGCTGGACCACGCGCTGGCAGGCCATCAAAGCGCTGAGGGCGCCCACCGGGCGCTGCTGGAAAAACTGGGCAAGCAGCCGCTGCTGTCGCTGGGCCTGCGGCTGGGCGAGGCCTCAGGTGCGGCGCTGGCGATCCAGGTGCTGAAAGGCGCGATTGCCTGCCACAGCGGCATGGCGACTTTTGCCGAGGCGGGGGTCTCAGACGGCTGA